The window GTGTGTTATTAATTGATTCGTGGAGTGGGCATTGCCCTAATGCTGTAAAGGAAGCAGCACCTccgaacaaaattgttgatgtaaaaataattccaaaaggaacAACAGGCAAAATTCAGCCACTAGATGCTTTCGGATTCCGAGTGTGGAAAAATTACGTCCGTCGCTTCGAGGATAGTATAACATTAATGAATGAGGATATAGaacttcataaaagaaataacattataaaactccAAACCTTGGTACGTAATCAATTGTCATCTCTTCGATATAATAACCTATTCAAATATTCACGGTATAAAAGTGGCTACGTTGAATCAAagccaaatgaattttataaccccgtag of the Belonocnema kinseyi isolate 2016_QV_RU_SX_M_011 unplaced genomic scaffold, B_treatae_v1 SchBZDm_5000;HRSCAF=5424, whole genome shotgun sequence genome contains:
- the LOC117182572 gene encoding uncharacterized protein LOC117182572, with the protein product MTSASGKLTSEHFKTWLKDVYFPNVGHSSVLLIDSWSGHCPNAVKEAAPPNKIVDVKIIPKGTTGKIQPLDAFGFRVWKNYVRRFEDSITLMNEDIELHKRNNIIKLQTL